One Nostoc punctiforme PCC 73102 DNA window includes the following coding sequences:
- a CDS encoding aldo/keto reductase codes for MEQHRFGSTQREVAAIGQGTWYIDNGDRASAIAALRQGLDLGMTHIDTAEMYGSAEEVVAEAIAGRRDRVFLVSKVLPGNASRRGTIIACEKSLARLHTDRLDSYLLHWRGQHPLEETIAAFEQLQHEGKILCWGVSNFDVPDLEAVQKIAGEGSLVCNQVLYHLRQRAIEHAVIPWCEKHGVAVVAYSPFGHGDFPSSRTTAGRVLQEIAAAHNATPRQVALRFLVRHSSLFAIPKASNPKHAAENAGAGELNLTQTELDRIDAAFPTGSRPRVLPML; via the coding sequence ATGGAACAGCATCGATTTGGTTCCACGCAGCGCGAGGTGGCAGCGATCGGTCAAGGAACCTGGTACATCGACAACGGTGACCGCGCCTCTGCGATCGCCGCTTTGCGCCAAGGACTCGATCTCGGCATGACCCATATCGACACGGCGGAGATGTACGGCAGTGCCGAGGAGGTGGTCGCCGAGGCGATCGCTGGACGACGCGATCGGGTTTTCCTGGTTTCCAAGGTTCTTCCTGGAAATGCTTCTCGGAGAGGGACGATCATAGCCTGCGAGAAATCGCTCGCTCGACTTCATACCGATCGGCTGGACTCTTATCTGTTGCACTGGCGCGGTCAACACCCACTGGAGGAGACGATCGCTGCCTTCGAGCAGCTTCAGCACGAGGGGAAGATTCTCTGCTGGGGCGTGAGCAACTTCGATGTGCCTGACCTTGAAGCAGTCCAGAAGATCGCTGGCGAGGGTTCTCTCGTCTGTAATCAAGTCCTTTACCATTTGAGACAGAGAGCGATCGAACACGCTGTGATCCCCTGGTGTGAGAAGCATGGGGTCGCCGTAGTCGCATACAGCCCGTTCGGTCATGGGGATTTTCCCAGCTCGCGCACAACCGCAGGTCGCGTACTACAGGAAATCGCCGCCGCCCATAACGCCACCCCTCGCCAAGTCGCGCTCCGATTTCTGGTGCGGCATTCCTCGCTCTTCGCAATCCCCAAAGCATCCAACCCCAAACACGCCGCTGAAAACGCGGGAGCCGGGGAACTCAATCTGACCCAAACCGAACTCGATCGAATCGACGCAGCCTTCCCGACCGGATCTCGTCCCCGCGTGCTTCCCATGCTGTAA
- a CDS encoding DJ-1/PfpI family protein, translating to MLPGGVANPDQLRTKAKAIEFIKSFFDTDKPVAVICHGPWTLIEADVVRGRRLTSWPSLKTDLQNAGAQWVDREVVVDRNLVSSRKPDDIPAFNREMIELFSHAGQVRQMV from the coding sequence CTGCTTCCCGGTGGTGTTGCCAATCCAGATCAACTTCGGACTAAAGCTAAGGCGATCGAGTTTATAAAGTCCTTCTTCGATACTGACAAGCCGGTAGCAGTGATCTGCCACGGACCTTGGACTCTGATCGAGGCAGATGTGGTGCGCGGACGGCGGCTCACCTCGTGGCCGTCGCTCAAGACCGATCTCCAGAACGCAGGTGCCCAGTGGGTAGATCGGGAAGTTGTAGTTGATCGCAACCTCGTGTCGAGCCGCAAGCCAGACGACATCCCAGCCTTCAACCGGGAAATGATCGAGCTGTTCAGCCATGCAGGGCAGGTACGGCAGATGGTGTGA
- a CDS encoding DJ-1/PfpI family protein: MTEDLTNKKVAILVTDGFEQVEMAQPKQALESAGAQTHIISPKSDRVQGWNHYDKGDFSRYMSPSIK; the protein is encoded by the coding sequence ATGACAGAAGATCTCACAAATAAGAAAGTTGCCATTCTGGTTACAGATGGCTTTGAGCAAGTTGAAATGGCTCAACCCAAGCAAGCCCTTGAGTCAGCAGGTGCTCAAACCCACATCATTTCACCTAAGAGCGATCGCGTTCAGGGCTGGAACCATTATGACAAAGGGGATTTTTCCCGGTACATGTCCCCCTCGATAAAGTAA
- a CDS encoding zinc-dependent alcohol dehydrogenase, with amino-acid sequence MKALCWHGANDVRVDTVPDPKIINPRDAIVKITSTAICGSDLHLYDGYIPTMEKGDILGHEFMGEVVELGSAVKNVKIGDRVVVPFTISCGSCFFCQKDLWSLCDNSNPNAWIAEKLMGHSPSGLFGYSHMMGGYAGGQAEYARVPFADVGLFKIPDGLTDEQVLFLTDIFPTGYMAAENCDIQPGDTVAIWGCGPVGQFAIRSAYMLGAERVIAIDRVPERLQMAKDGKAEVLNYEEVEVGEALKDMTGGRGPDACMDAVGMEAHGTGPDAFYDQVKQAVRMETDRPTALRQVIVACRKGGTVSIPGVYGGFVDKIPMGAAMNKALTFKMGQTHVHKYLRPLLDRVQNGDIDPSFVITHRLPLEQAPHGYEIFKHKKDNCIKIVLKPGQAA; translated from the coding sequence ATGAAAGCACTTTGCTGGCACGGCGCTAACGATGTACGAGTTGATACAGTACCCGATCCAAAAATCATCAATCCGCGTGATGCGATTGTTAAAATCACGTCAACGGCGATTTGCGGTTCTGATTTACATCTTTATGACGGTTACATCCCCACGATGGAAAAGGGCGACATCCTTGGTCATGAATTTATGGGGGAGGTGGTCGAGCTAGGCAGTGCCGTCAAGAATGTGAAGATAGGCGATCGCGTTGTCGTTCCCTTTACCATTTCCTGCGGCTCCTGTTTCTTTTGTCAAAAAGATTTGTGGTCGCTGTGCGATAACTCCAACCCCAACGCTTGGATAGCGGAAAAACTCATGGGTCATTCCCCATCTGGTCTTTTCGGCTACTCCCATATGATGGGTGGCTATGCTGGAGGTCAAGCTGAATATGCCCGCGTTCCCTTTGCCGATGTCGGTTTATTCAAGATTCCTGATGGACTAACAGACGAACAAGTCCTGTTTCTGACGGATATCTTCCCCACTGGCTATATGGCAGCGGAAAACTGCGATATCCAGCCAGGAGATACTGTAGCGATCTGGGGCTGCGGTCCAGTCGGACAGTTTGCCATTAGAAGTGCATATATGCTAGGTGCCGAGCGCGTCATTGCTATCGATCGAGTTCCCGAACGCCTACAGATGGCGAAAGACGGCAAGGCAGAAGTCCTTAACTATGAGGAAGTTGAAGTTGGTGAAGCCCTCAAAGATATGACCGGTGGGCGCGGTCCAGATGCTTGCATGGATGCTGTGGGAATGGAAGCCCACGGTACGGGTCCAGATGCGTTTTACGACCAGGTAAAGCAAGCCGTGCGTATGGAAACCGACCGACCCACTGCCCTAAGGCAAGTGATTGTTGCCTGTCGCAAAGGTGGCACTGTGTCAATTCCTGGTGTTTACGGCGGCTTTGTAGACAAGATACCGATGGGTGCTGCCATGAACAAAGCCTTAACATTTAAAATGGGACAAACGCACGTTCATAAGTACTTGCGCCCGTTACTCGATCGCGTCCAAAATGGCGATATCGACCCATCTTTTGTAATCACCCATCGTCTGCCACTAGAACAAGCACCGCACGGCTACGAAATTTTCAAGCACAAGAAGGACAACTGTATCAAGATCGTGCTCAAGCCAGGTCAGGCTGCCTAA
- a CDS encoding response regulator: MIKVLLVDDQGLIRQGLRALLELESDLEIVGEAENGEQAINLVAEFQPDVVLLDIRMPIMDGVAATKEIQKRFSKTKILVLTTFDDDEYVSAALQNGAMGYLLKDTPSEELAVAIRAVYKGYTQLGPGIVKKLLTQFSNGTPIHSTPVPSTLNELTPREKEVLRLIATGASNREIAQELYISEGTVKNHVTNILNTLNLRDRTQAAIWANTYLSYLNEPS, translated from the coding sequence ATGATTAAAGTATTGTTAGTAGATGACCAAGGTTTAATTCGTCAAGGATTAAGAGCATTATTAGAATTAGAATCAGATTTAGAGATCGTGGGAGAAGCAGAAAATGGCGAACAGGCGATTAATTTGGTTGCTGAATTTCAACCAGATGTAGTATTGCTAGATATCAGAATGCCTATTATGGATGGAGTTGCAGCAACGAAAGAAATTCAAAAACGTTTTTCTAAAACTAAAATTTTAGTACTGACGACTTTTGATGATGATGAATATGTATCAGCAGCATTACAAAATGGGGCAATGGGTTATTTATTAAAAGATACGCCCTCAGAAGAATTAGCTGTTGCGATTCGTGCTGTTTATAAAGGATATACCCAATTAGGCCCAGGTATAGTTAAAAAGCTGTTAACTCAGTTTTCTAATGGTACACCAATCCATTCAACACCTGTACCATCTACTTTAAATGAACTTACTCCTAGAGAAAAAGAGGTTTTACGGTTAATTGCTACAGGCGCTAGTAACCGAGAAATTGCTCAAGAACTCTACATTTCTGAGGGGACAGTAAAAAATCATGTGACAAATATTTTAAACACGCTGAATTTGCGCGATCGCACTCAAGCTGCGATTTGGGCAAATACATATTTATCCTATTTGAATGAGCCAAGTTAA
- a CDS encoding sensor histidine kinase yields MNYPIQIKKHPFPSLLYLEWILLAITALIAVIPPPLRRFRPKLPELTICSLFPDLSICNLLPELSIYSLILFALMGLRLPKSSQTSKVIYTVIEILLILITGLFGERFARLFPFLYIILVTRSCLIFNLPGRLFVTSLSFGLFLFTTQLKYQLFNLQASSQAQEKFRFLTLNWSLVFGLSLVFVLLMMNAVLSERHSREKLAIANEKLREYAMRIENQATLEERNRIAREIHDSLGHSLTALNLQLETALKLWQSNPGKAETFLATAKELGSKALNDVRQSVSTMRSNPLQEQSLERAIANLAENFHRSNGILPICQINLEYSLPPEINTAIYRITQESLTNITKYAYATEVKLELATIRGNLRLIIQDNGRGFDLGQNTTGFGLHSMRDRTLALGGDFNINSTPGSGCKITVNIPLMRLR; encoded by the coding sequence ATGAATTATCCAATTCAAATTAAAAAACATCCTTTTCCATCTCTACTTTATCTGGAGTGGATACTACTGGCAATCACTGCATTGATAGCAGTTATACCACCTCCCTTACGGAGATTTCGTCCTAAACTGCCAGAACTAACAATCTGTAGTTTATTTCCAGACTTGTCAATTTGTAATTTATTACCGGAACTATCAATTTATAGTTTGATTCTTTTTGCATTAATGGGCTTAAGATTACCCAAAAGTAGCCAGACTTCTAAGGTGATATACACAGTTATTGAAATTTTATTAATTTTAATAACTGGGCTGTTTGGTGAAAGATTTGCTCGTCTTTTCCCGTTTCTTTATATAATTTTAGTTACTCGGAGTTGCCTAATATTTAACTTACCTGGGCGTTTATTTGTTACATCTCTATCCTTTGGGTTATTTCTATTTACGACACAACTAAAATACCAACTATTCAATTTACAAGCATCATCACAAGCACAAGAAAAATTTCGATTTCTTACCTTGAATTGGTCGCTAGTATTTGGCTTGAGTTTGGTTTTTGTGTTGTTAATGATGAATGCGGTATTATCTGAACGGCACAGTCGAGAAAAGCTAGCGATCGCTAATGAAAAACTTCGTGAATATGCGATGCGAATTGAAAATCAAGCTACCTTAGAAGAACGTAACCGCATTGCTCGTGAAATTCATGATTCATTAGGACATTCTCTCACTGCTTTAAATCTGCAATTAGAAACTGCTTTAAAACTATGGCAATCTAACCCAGGTAAGGCTGAGACATTTCTAGCAACCGCAAAGGAATTAGGTTCAAAAGCACTAAACGATGTCCGCCAATCTGTTTCTACTATGCGTTCTAATCCTTTACAAGAGCAATCTTTAGAACGTGCGATCGCTAACCTTGCAGAAAATTTTCATCGCTCCAATGGCATTTTACCAATTTGCCAAATCAACCTCGAATATTCTCTACCACCTGAAATCAACACTGCTATTTACCGGATTACTCAAGAATCTTTGACAAATATAACTAAATATGCTTATGCAACAGAGGTTAAACTAGAACTCGCTACGATCAGAGGAAATTTGCGATTGATAATTCAGGATAACGGTAGAGGTTTTGATTTAGGGCAAAATACTACTGGTTTTGGACTTCATAGTATGCGCGATCGCACTTTAGCATTAGGAGGTGACTTTAATATTAATAGCACTCCTGGTTCTGGTTGCAAAATTACAGTTAATATTCCCTTAATGAGGTTGAGATGA
- a CDS encoding Spy/CpxP family protein refolding chaperone has translation MKLKALSLVAGAIALTLTATSFAVTAQTASPSPLLLAQTPQKERGPWKELNLTDTQKSQIQAIRRDSRAKFEAVLTPEQKAKLEAAKQASRAEWQARKAQGQTGQGQRQAGQRRGKGGYADLNLTEAQKTQMRQIRESEKQQIQAILTPEQRQKIEQYRQNDPSRRQQGNPQ, from the coding sequence ATGAAACTCAAAGCATTATCGCTAGTCGCTGGAGCCATCGCTCTAACTTTAACTGCAACCTCCTTCGCTGTTACCGCCCAAACAGCCTCTCCTTCACCCTTGTTGCTGGCACAAACTCCACAAAAAGAAAGGGGTCCTTGGAAGGAATTAAATCTAACAGATACCCAAAAAAGCCAAATTCAGGCAATTCGCCGCGATAGCCGCGCCAAATTTGAAGCAGTTTTGACCCCAGAACAAAAGGCAAAATTAGAAGCAGCTAAACAAGCAAGTCGGGCTGAGTGGCAAGCGCGTAAGGCTCAGGGGCAAACAGGTCAAGGTCAACGGCAAGCCGGTCAACGTCGAGGAAAGGGTGGTTATGCTGACTTAAATCTGACTGAAGCACAGAAAACCCAAATGCGACAAATTCGGGAATCTGAGAAACAACAGATTCAAGCAATCTTAACGCCTGAACAGCGCCAAAAAATAGAGCAATATCGTCAAAATGATCCTTCGCGTCGTCAACAAGGAAATCCTCAATAA
- the sipA gene encoding regulatory protein SipA, with protein sequence MSQEFAIGSKVRVVALPPYVKTAEPMPMLRPPDVIHIGEEGIVLDRRPGGYWGIRFTKGAFLLDSQYIESIDKPTESDSK encoded by the coding sequence ATGTCTCAAGAATTTGCAATTGGTAGTAAAGTCCGTGTTGTGGCACTACCACCCTACGTCAAAACTGCTGAACCTATGCCCATGCTGCGCCCCCCTGATGTTATTCACATTGGCGAAGAGGGTATAGTCCTTGACCGCCGTCCCGGTGGATATTGGGGTATTCGCTTCACTAAGGGAGCTTTTCTCTTAGATAGCCAATACATCGAAAGCATAGATAAACCTACCGAATCTGACTCTAAGTGA
- a CDS encoding peroxiredoxin, producing MISRRTFLNILFASCISVISWLNFIPAADALGGKLPAINQPAPEFTLPTNTGDGKISLSDLRGKWLVLYFYPKDFTSGCTIEARRFQQDLPQYLAKNTQIIGVSADDIDSHAKFCDSEGLKFPLLADTDGSVSKAYGSWLGFLSMRHSFIIDPQGVLRETFVKVNPTVHSSEVLARLEKLQSTAS from the coding sequence ATGATTTCCCGCCGCACTTTTTTAAACATATTATTTGCCAGCTGTATTTCTGTCATCAGCTGGCTGAACTTTATACCTGCTGCTGATGCCCTTGGTGGTAAACTTCCGGCAATTAATCAACCCGCGCCAGAGTTTACTTTGCCAACTAACACAGGTGATGGCAAAATTTCCCTCTCAGACTTGCGTGGTAAGTGGCTAGTTCTTTACTTTTATCCTAAAGACTTCACCTCTGGTTGTACTATAGAGGCTCGCCGTTTTCAGCAAGACTTACCCCAATACCTCGCAAAAAATACCCAGATTATTGGCGTAAGCGCTGATGATATTGATTCTCATGCCAAATTTTGTGATTCGGAAGGACTAAAATTCCCACTTTTAGCTGACACTGATGGTTCAGTGAGTAAAGCTTACGGTTCGTGGCTCGGCTTCTTATCGATGCGCCATAGTTTTATCATCGATCCTCAAGGTGTTTTGCGCGAGACTTTTGTCAAAGTCAACCCAACTGTTCATAGTTCAGAAGTGCTGGCACGATTAGAAAAGTTACAGTCTACAGCTTCTTAG